From the genome of Plasmodium malariae genome assembly, contig: PmUG01_00_16, whole genome shotgun sequence, one region includes:
- the PmUG01_00035600 gene encoding PIR protein, with the protein MSSLLQGSFIESLPSKVYYRTNFVSKNNYCNAFEDKGGFKDGISKLNNYENVKSIQDKLTKALCYVAFTAEGDECKEQCRFLYYWLGNELLLNKIDENSFSKVIGMLSEISNALCERYKCKCNFFKNVTKENFAKMKIVNDYCKDHDNIEHTLKFYINKCDNKFNDYLLKVTSAYEEVYNCANTKPEPYCKELKNHVPSCFEKKLSHLKCETNQVSAEDLRTSQYNTTILDPKYVINVSAFSSSQIFLFFVLPIVGIFFIGFLLYKFTPVVSLIHTKVLKKKSIRRNLDEMDILELTEYTNEQRKSNLGKKQLNVAYHAA; encoded by the exons atgtcCAGTTTACTACAG GGAAGTTTTATAGAATCATTACCATCAAAAGTATATTATAGAACAAATTTTGTGTCAAAAAACAATTACTGCAACGCGTTTGAGGATAAGGGTGGATTTAAGGACGGAATAtctaaattaaataattatgaaaacgTTAAAAGTATTCAAGATAAGCTTACGAAGGCTTTATGTTATGTAGCTTTTACTGCTGAAGGCGATGAGTGTAAAGAACAATGCCGTTTTTTGTACTATTGGTTAGGCAATGaactattattaaataaaatagatgaAAATTCCTTTTCAAAAGTTATTGGAATGCTTAGTGAAATTTCAAATGCTCTTTGTGAGCGTTATAAATgcaaatgtaatttttttaaaaatgttactAAGGAgaattttgcaaaaatgaaGATTGTAAATGATTATTGTAAAGATCACGACAATATTGAGCACACTctgaaattttatattaataaatgtgataataaatttaatgattATCTTCTTAAAGTCACTAGTGCATATGAGGAAGTGTATAATTGTGCAAATACAAAACCTGAACCATATTGTAAGGAACTTAAAAACCATGTTCCTAGttgttttgaaaaaaagttATCTCATTTGAAATGTGAAACAAATCAAGTGTCCGCAGAAGACCTACGTACAAGTCAATATAACACTACTATTTTGGACCCgaaatatgtaattaatgTATCTGCTTTTAGTTCATCTCAAATTTTTCTGTTCTTTGTTCTACCCATTGTCGGCATTTTCTTCATTGGCTTCCTACTATATAaa TTTACTCCAGTTGTATCATTGATACATACTAAagtattaaagaaaaaatcaaTTAGACGTAATTTGGATGAAATGGATATACTAGAATTAACAGAATACACGAATGAACAAAGAAAATCAAATTTAGGTAAAAAACAACTAAATGTAGCATATCATGCCGCATGA